A genome region from Schistocerca nitens isolate TAMUIC-IGC-003100 chromosome 4, iqSchNite1.1, whole genome shotgun sequence includes the following:
- the LOC126252631 gene encoding putative ankyrin repeat protein RBE_0150 — MDFYIFVLMLLHDAGADLSKRDVLGRTALHRTLGNKDNFEYLWENCKDFTHSVDKKGQTPIHRAISDFHLHWEMQYVVRLLLEAGADAKSCDTEGKTPLCIAVEKGSRDASLCETNVWWMVK, encoded by the exons ATGGATTTctacattttt GTTTTAATGCTACTTCATGATGCTGGAGCCGATCTTTCAAAAAGGGATGTTCTTGGGAGGACTGCACTCCATAGAACACTGGGAAACAAGGATAATTTTGAGTACTTGTGGGAAAACTGTAAAGATTTCACACACTCTGTTGATAAGAAAGGGCAGACGCCAATACACAGAGCTATTTCAGATTTCCATCTTCATTGGGAAATGCAATATGTAGTGAGGCTCCTATTGGAAGCTGGTGCAGATGCCAAATCATGTGATACAGAAGGAAAGACACCTTTATGTATTGCTGTAGAGAAAGGCTCACgtgat gcatcactttgtGAAACAAATGTCTGGTGGATGGTCAAGTAA